The nucleotide window GCGTATGCCACGAACAGGACCGGCGCGATCGCCGGCCACAAGATCGACGTCGCCTGGAACGACGACGCGGGCGATCCGGCGAAGGCGGTTTCCACCGCGAAGGATCTGATCGGGCAGGGCGTGCACGTGCTCGCCGGGCCGGTCAGTTCGGCCGTGGCGCTCCAGGTCGCGCCGCTCGCGGCCCAGAACCGGGTGGTGCTCATTTCCGGGCCCGCGGCCGCGGACGCGATCACCGGCGTCAACCGGTACACGTTCCGCTCGGGGCGCCAGACGTACCAGGACGTCCTCGCGGCGCGCTCGTTCATCGGCGACGAGCGCGGCAAGAAGGTCATCGTCTTCGCGCAGGACTACGCCTTCGGACAGGCCAACGTCGCGGCGGTCCGCAACGTGCTGGGGCGCGGCGGCGCCGATGTGGGGCAGATCCTGGTGCCGCTCAACGCGACGGACTTCACGCCGTTCGCGCTGCAGGCCAAGCAGGCGAAGCCCGACCTGCTGTTCGTCGCGTGGGCGGGGGCTACCGCCCCGGCGATGTGGCAGGCGCTCGACCAGCAGGGTGTCTTCGGCGGCACGGCGGTCGTCACCGGGCTCGACCAGCGGTCGACCTACGCGACCTTCGGTCCCGTCGCGTCCAAGATCGGTTTCCTCTCGCACTACGTCTATCAGGCGCCGCACAACCGCGCCAACGACTACCTGGTGCAGGCCCTCAAGACGCAGAACAAGGTGCCCGATCTCTTCGATCCGGACGGATTCGTCGCGGCCCAGATGATCGTGCACGCGGTCCAGATCGCGGACGGCGACGACGTCGAGAAGATGATCCGCGCCCTCGAGAACTGGACATTCCTCGCGCCGAAGGGCCAGCAGCTGGTGCGGGCCGCCGACCACGCGGTCCTCCAGCCGATGTTTCAGGTGAAGCTGGTCGCCGCGGGCGGAGGCTTC belongs to bacterium and includes:
- a CDS encoding substrate-binding domain-containing protein, which gives rise to MRVKIRARVVSALLSAAVAVLLAGAAGPWAAGQAPKAAVRVGMIYSATGPLASYGAQFREGFQAGLAYATNRTGAIAGHKIDVAWNDDAGDPAKAVSTAKDLIGQGVHVLAGPVSSAVALQVAPLAAQNRVVLISGPAAADAITGVNRYTFRSGRQTYQDVLAARSFIGDERGKKVIVFAQDYAFGQANVAAVRNVLGRGGADVGQILVPLNATDFTPFALQAKQAKPDLLFVAWAGATAPAMWQALDQQGVFGGTAVVTGLDQRSTYATFGPVASKIGFLSHYVYQAPHNRANDYLVQALKTQNKVPDLFDPDGFVAAQMIVHAVQIADGDDVEKMIRALENWTFLAPKGQQLVRAADHAVLQPMFQVKLVAAGGGFEPQVVKAMAPADVAPPVSPFKP